One part of the Thermoanaerobacterium sp. CMT5567-10 genome encodes these proteins:
- a CDS encoding L-fucose/L-arabinose isomerase family protein: MIKLVKPINKAKIGLYTVGLKAYWNQFEGLKERIIEYGKFIESRLCDLGEVYNFGLVDDEITARCAGEWFNSKNVDIVFCHSATYCTSSSMLPVHQICKAPLIILNLQPTARMNYEKTSTGEWLAHCGACPVPEFTNALNRSGIRYRIVNGLLGMDKTPEISVTDENTSQRKEALRAWKEISEWVQAATVKRTLQYSRFGFLGNNYSGMLDMYSDFTMVQAQFGIHVEILEMDDLNRCLDKVTQDEIEEKMMQVNEFFQISGDSPSDPIAKKPSDEQLEWSCKVAAAQERLVKEYDLDALAYYYHGYEGSFYEKLQSGFIVGHSILTAEGVPCAGEGDLKTAIAMKICDILGKGGSFSEIVAVDYDLETIIMGHDGPFHILISDGKPILRGMGLYHGKKGSGVSVEAKVISGAVTTLGITQTVDRKMKMIISEGEAIKAPILMIGNTQTHIKFNCHPDEYMNRWFIEAPTHHFALSVGHNASIFEKIAYMLDLDKVII; this comes from the coding sequence ATGATTAAATTAGTAAAACCAATTAATAAGGCTAAAATAGGTTTATATACAGTTGGTTTAAAAGCCTATTGGAATCAATTTGAAGGTTTGAAAGAGAGAATAATAGAGTATGGGAAATTTATTGAATCTCGTTTATGTGATTTGGGAGAGGTTTACAACTTTGGACTTGTTGACGATGAGATAACTGCTAGATGTGCTGGTGAATGGTTTAATTCAAAGAATGTTGATATAGTTTTTTGTCATTCTGCTACGTATTGCACAAGTTCGTCAATGTTACCAGTGCACCAAATTTGCAAGGCGCCTTTAATAATATTAAATTTACAACCTACGGCAAGAATGAATTATGAGAAAACTTCAACAGGTGAATGGCTAGCTCATTGTGGTGCATGTCCTGTTCCTGAATTTACAAATGCTTTGAATCGTTCAGGAATTAGATATAGAATTGTTAATGGATTGCTTGGCATGGATAAAACACCTGAGATATCAGTTACAGATGAAAACACATCGCAAAGAAAAGAAGCATTAAGAGCATGGAAAGAGATTAGCGAGTGGGTTCAAGCGGCTACTGTGAAACGAACATTACAATATAGTCGTTTTGGCTTTCTTGGAAATAATTATAGTGGGATGTTGGATATGTATAGTGACTTTACAATGGTTCAAGCGCAATTTGGAATACATGTTGAGATTTTAGAGATGGATGATTTAAATAGATGCTTGGATAAAGTCACTCAAGATGAAATTGAAGAAAAAATGATGCAAGTAAATGAATTTTTTCAAATCAGTGGTGATTCGCCATCTGATCCAATAGCAAAAAAACCATCTGATGAACAATTGGAATGGTCATGTAAAGTTGCTGCAGCACAAGAAAGATTAGTAAAAGAATATGATCTTGACGCACTTGCTTATTATTATCATGGGTATGAAGGCAGTTTCTATGAAAAATTGCAAAGTGGATTTATTGTTGGTCATTCAATACTTACTGCAGAAGGAGTGCCTTGTGCAGGTGAAGGAGATTTAAAAACTGCTATTGCAATGAAAATATGTGATATTTTAGGAAAAGGCGGTAGTTTTTCGGAAATAGTAGCTGTTGATTATGATTTAGAGACAATTATAATGGGACATGATGGACCATTTCATATTCTAATTTCGGATGGTAAACCTATATTAAGAGGTATGGGATTATACCATGGGAAAAAAGGTAGCGGAGTTTCGGTAGAAGCAAAAGTAATTTCTGGTGCTGTTACTACTCTTGGAATAACCCAAACAGTTGATAGGAAAATGAAAATGATTATAAGTGAGGGAGAAGCGATTAAAGCTCCAATATTGATGATAGGAAATACTCAAACGCATATTAAATTTAATTGTCATCCAGATGAATATATGAATCGCTGGTTTATAGAAGCACCTACGCATCATTTTGCATTATCTGTAGGTCATAATGCATCTATCTTTGAAAAGATAGCTTATATGCTGGATTTAGATAAAGTCATTATTTGA